Below is a genomic region from Colius striatus isolate bColStr4 chromosome 29, bColStr4.1.hap1, whole genome shotgun sequence.
TTTTTGGACAAGCTTTTCTGAGCCCAGGCCCACGTCTGCAGCGCTGCTCCACACGTGATGCTCCCTCTGCCCAGAGCAGAAGGATAATGTCATGCTCTGGGCCAGCTGCCTTTGCAGTTTGCTCCTGTGAAACTCAACCTATCTGGagctacagaaaacaaaatcaattgcAGAAAGCAGCACATCTTGTACTGTTCCCAGCAAGAAACTCTCAGCTCCCTGGCTCCCCCTCCTCTGTCAAACACAGGAAGCTTGGCTCAAAAGAGTTGCTTGTTCCTCACTTCAGCCCAGAGCAAACATCACAGGTTACTCTCTGTGCAGGCAGCATCATCCCCAATCTTCTGCAAAGCATCTTCTGGGCTCATTAAATACCACAAAGCACTTGGAGGATCATGGCAGAGAGGCTGCATgatgagggtgagggaaggagctgcagcaccagcGCTGCTCCCTCCACTTCATCCATCTCCTGCAGCCGAGGAGCCGCCCCAGCGAGCGCCAGCATGGAGACGCTCTTTGCAACTTAAATGTACCCAGAAATAGCACCAGGGTTTGGAAGCACTTGAGGTGACTCATTTCCATTTCCAAGGGCACcttcctgcagcaggcaggctcttccctccccttccctcccctcccagcccctccagGGTACTCACAAGGTGCCGGATGCCGTTCCAGGTGTGGTAGGTGAAGGGAAAAGCCAGAGCAAACTTAGCAGAGTAGATGAGAGCTGGCCCCAGGCTGAGCGACTTCACCATTGCCAGGTAGTGGGGAAACTGTTctgggagcaggagggcagccaggctgaAGAGGGAGACTCCTAAAAAGACAAAGGCCACAGGTTCAAGCCAGCGGAAGCGTTTCCAACTCCTCTGTGCCTCAAAGAGCCCCACCTCTACAGCTCTGTTTTGGTGACATGTCACCACCTGAACCACCATCAGCctgtggaggaaggaggagagagaagggctCTGTCtgtctggcagcagcactgggacgTGTACCCAGGGGTGCTGAGGACACAATACCCCAAATGAaatctggcacaggctgcccagggagctgggggagtcctgtggagctgaggtgctgagggccatgggtgggcttggcagtgtgagaggaggagttggactccaggagctcagAAGGGCTTTTCCAACAGAATCTGTTTCTATGCATCTGTGTCCTGCACTGGGGCTGCACCAACACCCACACACAAGACTGGCATGAGTGCAACTGCAGCCAAATCAGCCCAAATTCAGGGTTAAACAAACCATGGAGTTGAGAGATGTGTGCTGGTGAGGTCCCCAGACCCACACTGCGGGACAGAAATCCCTCAGCTGCCATCAGCGGCACAGCGAGGCCGCCCCGGCATGGCAAAGCGAGCGGCAGCCCAAGAGGCCACGTGAGCTGCAGGAGCCGTGGCAGCCTCTGCTCCTCGTTCCCAGGCCAAGAGAGCTCCTCCAGATGGTGCAGCCAAAAGAAGGGGACGggtggcagaggcagcaggcgCCGAGTGGCGACTCACCCGCCGCTCAATAGCGCCTGATTGCACGGCTCCAGCGCCGGCAGCCACCTGCTTCCGCGCTCAGCCTCGGCAGCCTTTGTGCTCGCTCTGAGAGGCAGGAACTCAAGAGTAATTACAGGCCTTGATGAAGAGGAGCAGAGTGCTTCCCccccttctgctgcctgctgagCTGCACTCAGCACACCGTGTCTCCTTCGGGCTGCGAAGGGGATGATTTCCCCTCCGGCAGAGCCGCCCGGCCgtgcccacagccctcagctgccACCCCACAGAGGATGCTGCTCttctgaggcagagctgggcacaagCCAGCTGGCCtgggaggagcagagctgagctctcaTCAGGGCTCTGCCATGCAGATACAGGAGCAGGAGGGCACATGGGCACCCTTCTCCAGGAGTCCAGCTCCCAAACCTCCCTGGAAGccaggctggggagggcagggtgCAGCCCTCACTGCTCCTCCTCACTCTGCTGAGTGAAGAAAACAAGGCCTCAGTCCTTtaccaggctggggcagcacagaAGCAAGCAGTCAGGCCAAGCCAAGCACTGCAAAGGCtttgaaggcttttacataTGGGGGAGCATCAGTGCCTTCACAGGACTGGCAGCACAAGAGGACCCAGGGAGAGAGATTCAGGGGatggagagaggcaggagaCAAAGTACAGGTTTCCCTGGGGAAAACCTGCTGCTGAAGCTGGGGACAGAGGGGCAAAAACACCCTCTTGGAGTCTCCAAAGGAGTCAGAGGGGTCTTCCCTCCCACAGCCCCCGCCCTCCATCCCTGGGGGGGATGCACACACCTAAGCTGAGCGCCACGCCGGTGCCCCGGTGGGTGATGGACATCGCCATGGGCAGGGACCACCTGCAAAACAACCAACCTGGTCAGCAAAACGGGGCACAGGACAAAGCACAGCCCCTGGGATCCTAAagagctccctgctgctgggcgGGTGGTTCTGCACTCGCAGCTATTCCAGGAATCCGGCCAGAGCAAAAGGGGAGAGACAGGGGAATTTGCAGAGGCAGCTTGGGAATGGCAAATGCCACTGGCACGGCTCTGGGAAGGGGAAGGGCATCTGCTGAGAAAGCTTAAAGGGAGGTGAAACAGAAGGCTGTCAGGCTCCTGCAGTTTAGGAACAAAGGGGCAGGGTTTGGGCATCCAGGCTCAGGGATAAATGAGAGAACCTGGAAAAATGACACAAGTGGCCCCCAAGAAGCTGTCACCTCTCTGGGGAGGGAACCTGGGAACCTGAGAGCCCCCAACCCAgcctcctgcctcccctccccGAGGGccactggctctgcagcaggatGTGCCctcccagaggctgctgcttcagcagagctctgccctgccccagcaacccagggcacagtgctgggggctgtgacCCCTCCACCACAACACCCCAATGAGAACAGCAGGTGCTGTTGACTCTTAGAGGAGGCTGTGATTCCTCACAGAGCTCAGATGGTTCACAGCACAATGTAGAGGGGTCTCCCCATTCTCTGCCTCAAGTGACAGTGGGAACACACTCCCCCAGAAGGTGCCACCAGGGATGGGGCTGTCATGAGCCAGAGCCCAGGGGTGCCCCAGGCAGAGGCTGAGAGGCTCTTACTTGTAAATGGTGACATGAGGGGACAAGGGACGATTGGACTTGGTGTTCTTCTCCCAGAAACGAGCCATCTCCTCCTTGGCTGTCGTTCCCATCGGGACAACACTGCAAAagaagaggagacaggaggTGTGGGGGGATGGGGCAGCCTCCCATCCCACAGCACGTGCTCCAGCTGccctcagccacagctctcctgagGAAACAAACACAGCACCACAcaggaggggaagctgctgtgctgggatccACCACCAGCCCCCTCAGGCAGGGTATAGGATATCAGACACCACATTATACAATCCTGGTAGCATGCATCCAGCTCTTTACTGCCACGGTAATTGCACGCTGCACCAAATAAAGAGCTTGTGATTTAATGTTCCCCACATTAGGCTGCAATTACACTTACAGCCAGATTTAGCAGAAAATGACTATTTCTCCCTAAGCCCAGCAGCATGAAGCAGAGGAATGAcagggctcctgcagctcccagtcCTCATGCACACAGCCGTGGCACAGAGGGGTGACAGGGGTACCACCATCCCACCAGGGCTTGCCCTtcatccccagcccagccacaaACAGGCTGTGTCTCTGTGGTGGCACGAGGCAGTCTGTGCCTGGAGAGCACGTGTGCCCCAAAGCCTGGGACAGGATCCCTCGGGGAAGGACGGAATCCCACGTCAGTGAAAGCTGGGACTCACTGTCGCAGAGAGAGGCCGGGGCTGAGGCGGCTCAGCAGGCACTGCCGACCCACACACCTgcaagagagaggggaaaggctgtgagtgccCACCCTGTGACCCCCAACAGGGCTGGGTAGGGGAGTCATTGCTTTGGTGCTTCCCACCTTAAAATCAGTATCAACAAGAGAGGATCTGGGCTGTTCCTGGATACATCTTATCTCTCTCCTCAACTGCACCCTTAACTCCAGACTTTGCCCTGGGGCTCACTCTGCGTGACACCCTGTAATTAGTCTGCTCACCTGCAACACCTTGTTTGCAGACAGacaccagcagcaccctgagctCACAGCTGGGCTGAGGCAGCCCCTCTGCACCCTCCCTGCAGCCATCACGGCGCAGGcagcacacagccccagcctgtgcccagctccAGGGAAAGGGCTGGCTCAGGCCACTGCTTTCAGAGAAGATGGAGACACCACCTCCACTTTCTCCAAACACTTGTTGTCATTACAGCCCTTGTTAAGCTCTgagcaggggtgggatgggaggcgACTGTCGCAGCCCAGCACACGCAGTGCTCTGGCTGTGCCGAGGCTCAGGCCAGGAGGTAAAAAGGGATTTTGTGGTGCCCAAAGGAGTgggagctgctctctgcagagtgATTGTGGCAACAGTGACTCTGATATTCACGGGCACCTCTCCAGGCACGGGGAGGAACAGGCCCCCGGCGCAGCACAGCTCAAGCACTGGCAGACGTGGGCTGGAATCTGCAGCGGCCGCTTCCCTCCggggcagagctgaggagcagagctgcctctcCTCAGGGAGTGTGGGGTGTGAGGAGCTTTGGGGTGCtcatctgcagcacagccacaaaCACTCATCAACCTTCCCAAAGGCACAGGAATCCGTACTCACACCTCCTGCTGTTTCCCTAATGGCAGCAGATAAACAAAcaaagctctgctgctcctcGTCTGTCTGACAGCAAGGACGTGGTAGGAGAAACATCTGGAGGTCAGCTCCTCACCAGGTGTGAATCCAAAACAAAAGCCATTGTTATGGAGCACTCTGATTTCCTGTGCAGATCATCCTTAGGACGTTTCCCTCCCCTTCAAAGGCTGGGACTGAAAGGCAGTAGGTTTCCAGGAGGGGTGCACCCAGAGCTCTAGGGGGGGCAGAGCCCCCCTCATGCTGCTGAGTGGAAACCCTTTTCTCAACGACCCCTGGAGCTTGGCCAGTGCTccccctcccacaggacagggCTGAGCAGGCTGCCACATCTGGGAGAAGCCTCCGGAGCCAGGGGGTGAGACTCCCCCCCACGTGCAGCTCAGGCCCTCCCCAAGCCAAAGGGTTCCCTCTGTGACAAGTGGCGTTGCCACCTCCTGGCCCCACGGCCTCCAGCACCAGCTCAGGTGGCTGAACTGGGTGCACAGAACCTGCTCCCTGCTCGTCCTGAGCCCAGGGGGCCGGTGCcagccaccagctccctgctcctgggaggggatgggaggtgAACAAACCTCCCCCACAGACCACCAGTGATTCAGAAGCCCTCGCTCACACCTCTCTCAGTCCTCTCTCCCTGACTAAAAGCCCCAGTCTACAGCACTCTCcctgtgcaggagctgctgggggctggggcagtGGCAGGGACATCAGGTGCTGAGTTCcaaacaacagcaaaacctTTGCATCTTCTCAAGCTCCCCactgagatccctcctcaggtGCTTTTTCAGATGCAAAgctttgtgttcctgcttcagCACAACTGCTGCTTGCAGATCTCAGCCCTCCAGCCAGGCAATCAGGGTCACTCTGTACCCAGGACCTGTCCTCTTCATTATTTATCATTCCCTCAGTTGCTGCACCTTCTCCAGCTCTCCATCCATTAACTTGCAGATCACTGACAAGCCTGTCTTATCATAAAGAATCAGCCCTAGGAGAGGATCCTCCAGACCCCTGCTGAGAgctccccacagcacccacaggggctgcagagaccCTGGGGACCCCAGAGCCCGTGAATTGTCGTGGCCACCCCAaaagcagctgctggcacagggctggggcaggactGGTGTCAATGGGAAGTGGGAAGAGCACGGGCTGGAGTCCCCTCCCCCACGGGCAGCTCACTCCCCCCGCCCCTGGCACCACGCAGCTCCCTCAGGAAGcggctctgcagcagcatcgGCTGAGCATCGGCTCAGCATCAACTCAGCATCAGCTCAGCATCAACTCAGCATCGGCTCAGCATCAGCTCAGCATCAACTCAGCATCGGCTCAGCATCGGCTCAGCATCAACTCAGCATCGGCTCAGCATCGGCTCAGCATCAGCTCAgcatcagctcagctcagcGTCTCGCCAGCGCCGTCGGTAACATTCATCCCGCAAGACAGGTCTATAGAAACCACCGCGGAGGAGGCAGATGAGAAGTGATTAGAGAAGCTTTTCATCTGACAAGCAGAAGCAGACATGAGGTGAAGTTATCAGGCACAGCCTTCAAACCAGAGCTAGCGAGACTCCCCTCCTGTTTGCCTGCCCCGGCGGGTTACATCCCCCTTTGAACAAAGAGCTCTGCACAAAAGCAGGACAGCTCTGACTGCTGCCAGAAAGAGAATAAATTAAGATAACGAAATCCCAAACACTGTCTCTGTGCTGATATCAAAGAGCAGAACGTCAGAAACGGCggggaggggctggaagggggATGGTCACAGCTTCCAGGAAGCACAAAACTTTTCGACGGGGGTTGTGCATGGGAGGAGGCACCTTCGGCCCAAAGCAAACGCAGCACCCTTCGCCATCACTGCTCAGCACCACGGGCCTGGTAGGACCCCACATGACACCACCGAGGTGCAGCCACAAGGGATGTGGAGGGGCTGCAGGCACTGACAccccccagcccggcccgggcctcggccccgcagcccctggCCCGGCACAGCCCGGCCCCCCGAAGGGACACGGGGCTCGTCCGCCGCCTTCAACACACCAAGGAGCGAGTGGCTAAGCGCCGGCGCCTCCAGAGCTCTCAGGAGTCCCGGGGAAACGGCCGTGCCCGAGGGCGCAGGGGTGGGGGCGGGACGCGCCCCGGAGCGCGAGGGACACCGTGCCCAGAGGCTGcagcggcgcggcccggcccggcccggcccggccccacACCGGGGCTCGTTACCCACCGCCGCCACCGGACCCCCCCCGGCGCGGCCCAGCAGGAGCTCCGTGCGCGGCTCCCGGGCacccccggccccgcgctgcACCCCCTGCGCCGGGCTGTTCCCCGCCCGGCGCCACCCGGGACCCCTCCGGGCCAACGGCCGCCCAGGGCCGCGGGgcgcgcccggcccggcccggccctccCGGGAGTCACCTCAACGCCAGCGCCGCCATCGTGGAGCGCCTGGACGCCGGAAGCGGCAGTGACGCACTTCCGGCCGATTGGTCGGGGCCATCGGCTGCCCGTTACCGGCGGGTCGCGCTCgcccggggctgccccgggcccGGCTGCCCGGTACTCCCGGCGCtccccggggccgggccgggcacCCCGCGCAGCCCAGAGCCCGCCGGGACCCTCCTGCTTGTAGCCGCAAGCGATGGAGGACGTTGAAGCAGAAAAACCTCGCTGTGGCCGTCCCCGTGTCGCCACCCCCGGTGTCCCCGTGTCGCCACCCCCGGTGTCCCCGTGTCCCCGTGTCGCCACCCCCGGTGTCCCCGGTGTCCCCGTGTCGCCACCCCCGGTGTCCCCggtgtccccgtgtccccagTCGCAGCTCTGGAGTCTCTGAGCCAAAACCCCACTCCGGAGCTTTCCACCCCAACCGGCCACGGGCTCCTCGGCCGGTGGCACAGCAGCGTCTGTGCAGCCCCCGCGCTGAGCTCTGCCCGGGCTCGTGGCGTTTCGGTCGCTCCCTGCTCTATGGCTCTGCCCTCatccctcctcaccctccccaaACCTGCGTTTTCACCCCAAAATGgagccagagcagaggctgctgggagcaggTTTGGCCGGGGCAGAGGGGTGGTCTGCGGGGTGGCCGGTGGGTGCGAGCCCCAAGCGGGTCCAGCCCCGGGACCGAGCTGTGGACAGCGGCCGTGTGCCGGTGCCCCCCCGGCTGCGGCCACATTCCTGCCGAGCCGCCCCCGCCGGAATGCGGCGGGACAAAGGGCGCAGTGTGCGCGGCCCCCCCAGCCGCGTGCTTCCCCCTCCTCACCCAGCCCCTCACTAAATGCCCCCTTTGAGGCCACAGCACCCAGCACGCCCCGGCCGCCACCGCCCCGGCTGCCTGGCGCCCATTGGcccggggccggggggctgcCGGCGTCGCTGGGCGCTGCTTGCTCTTAAACCTCGGCCCCCGTCCCGCCGGCAGCCTGGGGCGCGCCACGGGCCCCGCGCAGCGCCAGCCCTCCATGCAGCTCGGAGCCCCGCGCTGACACGCAGCCACCATGTCGCGGGGTGCCAGgggcagcctcctcctcctccttgccgGGCTCCTCTTGGCGCTGGGTAAGCTGGGCAGCGGGgactggggctgctgggcacaaGGTTCCCCATTGCAGGCGCTGGGGGATACCGTGGGGGAGCTCCAGACCCCTGGGAGGTGGCCGTGGGGCTGGCAGCCACCCACACGTCTGCTCTTGGGACCGTCGCTGCTGGTGGCGATGCTACAGGAGCAGATCTGCTGCTGCGCCCTGGTCCCAGCCACCGGCTGCAAGGAGAGTACCAGCACCAGCCACCTCCCTGGGGATGGATGAGGGATGCTGGGCACCAGACCTGGGCCCATCAGCATCCCCTGTGCTGGCACACAGTCCCCTTGGAGCCAGCTGCGGGGACACCGGGGCAGAGGCTCCCCACAAAGACACCCCACGGTGACACAAAGAGCTGCTTGCTGTCCCCCACCAGCCCTCACGCTTTCTCCAGGGCCAAGCAAAGCCCTTTGGTGGTGGCTCGGGGCCGGTGTGGGGATGCAGAGCACAGCCCGGTGACGGGCAGcgtccctgtgccagggctcccgcGGGGCTGATGGGTTTGTGCCCCCGGCAGGGCCGTTCCCGACCTCGTCCATCCACGTCTACACGCAGCGGGAGGTGTATGGCACCGTTGGCTCCCACGTCACcctctcctgcagcttctggtCCAGCGAGTGGATCTCTGAGGACATCTCCATCACCTGGCACTTCCAAGCCGAGGGCTCCCGCGACAGCATCTCCGTGAGCACCCGCCGTGTgccggggctgggggtggcGCCCCCCTGTGCCCGGAGCCACCGTGACCCCGTGTTTCTGTCCCCACCGTTAGATCTTCCACTATGCCAAGGGCCAGCCCTACATCGACGACGTGGGCAGCTTCAAGGAGCGGATGGAGTGGGTGGGAAACCCCCACCGCAAGGACGGCTCCATCGTCATCCACAACCTGGACTACACCGACAACGGCACCTTCACCTGCGACGTCAAGAACCCCCCTGACATCGTGGGCAAGTCCTCCCAGGTCACTCTCTACGTCCTCGAGAAAGGTACAGCGTCAgcaaaccccctccccacctcaggCTCCCCGCCTCGGGCAGCTGGGCTGACGGGGCGCTGCCGTCCCTGCAGTGCCCACCCGCTACGGCGTCGTGCTGGGCTCGGTCATCGGcggggctctgctgctggtggcCGTGCTGGTGGCCCTGGTCTATCTCACCCGGTACTGCTGGCTGCGGCGGCAGGTGGCCCTGCAGCGACGCCTGAGGTGAGCCCCGGCGCGAAACCACCCCGAGGAGGGTCTGTAGGGTGGGACTGGAGTAGGGGGCGGGGGGTCGGCTTTTCTGAGCCACCTTTTGTTGCGTTTCCACGCCAGCACCATGGAGAAGGGGAAGCTGCAACGATCGGCCAAGGACGCGTCCAAGCGCAGCCGGCAGGTGAGCTCCGAGGGGCCGGGGGGACAGCAGCCTGGCCAGGGTGGGGAGGATTCCACCCCACACCTTTTGGGGTGAGAGGAGGGGGCCGGGGGCTTCCGCAGCACCGACGCTCGCCGGCCCCGCAGGCGCCCGTGCTCTATGCCATGCTGGATCACAGCCGCAGCACCAAGGCGGCGAGCGAGAAGAAAGCCAAAGGAGTCCCCGGCGACTCCCGCAAGGATAAGAAATAGCGGTTAGCGGGCAGGGAAGGTACCGCGGGGGCGGGCGCCGGGGCCGCCCGGCCCCCCAAAGTCGTCATGACCATCGAGATGGAGCTGCGGGGGGAGGCTGCCGaggccgcccgccccccgcccgccgtCCGCTCCCCCAGCAAGGGCAGCCTCAAAAACGCCCTGATGAACATCATCAAGCCGAACGCGGGGACCTGACGGCCAGCAGGGGGGGTCCAGGCGGCCACCCGGCCCCAGGAAGCGGCCGCCCCGAGCCGCGGGACCCGGCGAGGAGCGGGGTGTGGTTCTCGCCCCGGGTCCCGCGGCCTCGGCGTCGCTCCGGCGTCCCGAAGCCCCGTCCCAAAGCCCCCTTTGCTCGGTACCTTCCTCTGCGCAACCGCTGCCCTGCCCGGCCACGGCCACTGGTGTAATTTTTCTATTTGAAGATGCAACCACTGAATTTAGGGTCTGTCCCACTCCGGGCTGCCTCggtccctccccctccccagggatCTGCAGGGTCCCTGTGGGGCCGTGCCGCCCCCCTGCCTCCCCATCACGCCCCCCCGCAACTAGTCTCTGGGAGAGTTCTTCTGCCCCCATCGTTGCTCCTTTTTTCTGGCCGTTTTCTCGTCTCTCCCCACGACCGAGTCCAAATGACGTCGCAGGGTGTCCctcgccccctcccctccatccGCTCCCCTTCCCCATTAACCCTCCCGCCCCATAACCCTCAGCCCCCTTTGCCTTGGCCGGAGCCTTatggaggaggagaggctgcggcCAGGCGGGAGGAGCTGCCGGTGCCCCTCACCCCGGAGCCAGGCGCCGCCCCACGATGTATTTTTCTATGTCCTGACTGTGTTCCCCCGTCCCCATGGCGCCATTAATAAAACTCACATCTCCTTGAGCCCTGTGGCTCGTCGCTGTTCGCTGCTCGAGGTGGGGGTGTCGGGGTGGTGGGGAGAGGGTGGCTGAGCACTTGTAAACTCGTTGCATGGACCccaccagctcccacagcaggaGGG
It encodes:
- the MPZ gene encoding myelin protein P0; this translates as MSRGARGSLLLLLAGLLLALGPFPTSSIHVYTQREVYGTVGSHVTLSCSFWSSEWISEDISITWHFQAEGSRDSISIFHYAKGQPYIDDVGSFKERMEWVGNPHRKDGSIVIHNLDYTDNGTFTCDVKNPPDIVGKSSQVTLYVLEKVPTRYGVVLGSVIGGALLLVAVLVALVYLTRYCWLRRQVALQRRLSTMEKGKLQRSAKDASKRSRQAPVLYAMLDHSRSTKAASEKKAKGVPGDSRKDKK
- the SDHC gene encoding succinate dehydrogenase cytochrome b560 subunit, mitochondrial isoform X2, yielding MGTTAKEEMARFWEKNTKSNRPLSPHVTIYKWSLPMAMSITHRGTGVALSLGVSLFSLAALLLPEQFPHYLAMVKSLSLGPALIYSAKFALAFPFTYHTWNGIRHLAWDMGKGFKIPQVNQSGVLVLTLTLLSSAGLAAM
- the SDHC gene encoding succinate dehydrogenase cytochrome b560 subunit, mitochondrial isoform X1 — protein: MAALALRCVGRQCLLSRLSPGLSLRHVVPMGTTAKEEMARFWEKNTKSNRPLSPHVTIYKWSLPMAMSITHRGTGVALSLGVSLFSLAALLLPEQFPHYLAMVKSLSLGPALIYSAKFALAFPFTYHTWNGIRHLAWDMGKGFKIPQVNQSGVLVLTLTLLSSAGLAAM